The DNA window ATAATGTTTTTGCCCGTCTGATAAGCAAGCGTCAAATTCTTCGCGACTAATTTCAAGTCCAATTCCGCCTTTTCCCAAAAGAAGATAACTTACAGATAATAAATTTAGCAAAGATACAGGACATAAGCAAACACAAAAACTCACATACTAAAAAACGCCTGAAAAAGCGTTTTAAAAAATTATTATGATTGGCGAGGGTCTAGATTGCCGTAAAACTGAATACTACGATCAAACATTAATTTCACGGTATTATTAGCGCCCTGACGGTTTTTGGCCACGATCAATTCAACCGGTCCACGATCCGGAATAGCCGATTCATCAAAATCATCATCATCTTCCGAGTGACCATCTTGATCGTAATAATCATCACGATATAAAAACATAACAATATCTGCGTCCTGCTCGATCGCACCAGAATCACGCAAATCAGAGAGCATTGGCCGTTTGGTTGTTCTACCCTCGACACCACGAGATAATTGTGACAAGGCTATAATCGGCACGTTCAACTCGCCTGCAAGTTTCTTTAAGGATCGAGAAATAGCTGCAACTGCTTGCTGACGAGATTCATTCACATCCGATTCGATCAATTGAAGATAATCAATAATCACCAAACCGATTCCGCCTTCTGGATCTTCGCGCTGCAGCTGCGATTGCAAGTTACGTAATTTAGCCCTAATTTCATTGATTCGAATACCTGGTGTCGTATCTAAATGAATGTTTAAACGGCTTAAGCGTTCATTAGCCAACATGATCCTCGTCCAATCAGCGTTAGGATCTACTTGACCATTGGATGACTGTGTTAAATCTTTACCTGTTAGCAGCTTGTCCATCGGCACTCTGGCATTAGCTGCTAAAATACGCGTCGATAATGATTGATCATCCATTTCCATATTGAAGATCACAACTGTCTTTTTGCCAATTTCTTTGGACTTTGCAGCATTGATCGCTAAATTCAAAGCAAAAGCCGTCTTACCAACAGCCGGACGTGCGGCTAAAATAACCAAGTTATTTGCCTGCCAACCCTTGGTCAATTTATCAAGATAGGGGTAATCACTAGGAATCGCACCTTCACGTAAAGTTGAATTACTTTTAGCGGCAGCATTTAAGCTATCAATAGTTTGATTTAAAGATTTTTTAAGTTCGATAAAATCAGTATTTTCGGCTTGGTCTTCGATTGAATCTAACTTTAATCGAATATCGGCAATTAGATCTTGTGAAAGAGAACCCGGATCATGAGCCAAACCATTGCCGCGGTTAAAGAGATCGATCAGCCTGCGTTGAGTTGCCTTTTCATGAACAACTTTGGCATAGCTTTCAACATTGGCAATTGTGCCATCAGATGACAAAACTTCCGAGATGTAGCCTTCTCCACCAACAGCGTCAAGATTCTTATCAGTTTTCATTTGATCGGAAACAGTGACAGGTTCAACTATTTTATCGTCATTAAGTAATTCGTTGACGGCTTGAAAAAACTTTTTATTTTTAAGATCATAAAAATCATCTTCAGAAATAATGCCCAGCATTCGGTCTAAAACGTCTTGCTGTTCGCTTAGTCCGCTAGTATAAAAAAAAGCCGAGAGCAAAGCCTTCTCAGTCTGAACTTCTTCAGGAATTCGATTGTTAGTAATTGAATCTGCCATGCTAATTTATTTGGGAAATATTCACTTTAATTGTTGCCGAAACCTGAGTATGAAGCTTAGCTGGAATTTCATGTAAACCGACCGTTTTAATCGGTTGAGGAAGTTCTAATTTACGTTTATCAACCATCAAGCCGAATTGCTTATCCAGCTGCTCGGCAATTTCCTTGGCTGTAACAGAACCATTTAAACGGCCATCCGGTCCCACATGTTCTGAGAATTGAATAATTGTTTTTGCAGAAGCTAATTGAATTTTCAATTGTTTGGCATCAGCTAAAATTTCAGCCGTTTTTTTAGCTTCGAGATTTTGCTGACCATGAAGTTTGGAAACATTTTCAGCTGAAGCATAAACAGCTTTTTTATTCTTGATCAAAAAATTATTAGCATAGCCATCAGGAACCTCTTTGATTTCCCCTCGTTTGCCTTGGTTTTTTACATCTTGCGTAAAAATAACTTTCATAACTTCTCCTATTCTTTGTGTCCTATCACTTGAAAAATGGCATCTTGCAACATGGTCTCAACTTTTTTAACATCATCAGACACTATTTGTGCAGCAGCATTCGCTAAGGAACCACCACCACCAATCTTTTCCATAATCAATTGTACGTTGATTGAGTTATCTGAGCGTGCAGAGATACCAACTTTTTCATCAGGACGTCGTGTAATGACGAAGCTAGCCGCCACACCTTGAATTTTCAATAATTCATCGGCCGCTTGAGCAGCTAAAACCGGATTATAAAAAACATCGTTTTCCCCGACCACTGTTGCAATATTGTGGTCTAGAACCATCAGTTCAAACAAGTGAGATTTAACCAACAGGTCTTCCTTTGATTCCTTACCAAAGCTGCTCAGCAATTGTGCATCAGCTCCGGCGGCTCGCAAAAAACTAGCTGCATCAAAGGTCCTTGATCCGCTATGTGCTGTAAAACCTTTTGTATCTAATTGAATACCGCCTAGTAAAGCTGTTGCCTCCACTTTAGTTAATGGCGATTTACGGCGATCCTCATAGCCGAGCAATTCCGTCACTAGCTCGGAAGTCGAAGATGCATATTGTTCAACATAAAAGAGAATTGGTTTTTCTTTAAAACCTTCATCAGCGATACGATGATGATCAATCACGACCAAAGACGATTTTAATTTATCCAGCAACTGGCCAGCGGCTGAAATACTTGGGCGGGAATGATCAACTAGGACTAGTAGGCTTTGTTCGCTTGCAAGGGTTAAGGCCTTCTTCTCTGAAATAAAAGGAACTTCAACTAATTTTAATGTCTGGCCATCAGCTAATTGCTGCTTAAGTTTGTTATTGCTTGTGGCAACTTCTTCTTTAATTTTCTCCACAACCAGCTGGACATCACGTTGTAAATTCTGTTCGTCAATCACGATATATGCAGTCAAATCGTGCAAACGGCTCATCCGCCAAACGCCCAAAGCGGCACCTAGCGCATCCATATCTGGATTTTGGTGACCAGAAATAAAGACAGAATCAGCATTAGCGAATAAATCAGATAGTGCTTGATCAATCATCCGTGCACGAACTCGCGTCCGCTTAGCCATCGGATTAGAGGTACCGCCAAAATAAAGTGCCGGATTATCATCATTTCGAATAACAACTTGATCACCGCCACGACCTAGTGCCAAATCCAAATTGCGGTGGGCTAATTCAGCTAGATCATTCAAATCTGAAACACCAAAAGCAATTCCGACTGACAATGAAAGCGGCATATTTTGTTTCAAAGATTCTTCACGGACTTCATCTAAAATTGAAAAACGATCGTCCTCTAATGACTTAAGGTCTGGCAAGCGACCAAAAAAAAGATAACGATCAGCCGACATCCTTTTTAAAAACAAGTGATATTTCTTAGACCAGCCGTCCAGTCTTCCAGAAATAAAAGCAATCAAACGGCTTGACTCAGAATCAGTAGCATCTTGGATAACTTCTTCGTAATTATCAACACTGATCAAGCCGTAAAATAGACGATCTCGCTCATAAAACAGCTGATATTTAGAAACATCTGTTAGATCCAGCAAATAAATCGTCTGGCCATCGTGCTGTACTTGTAGTGAAAATTTGCCATCACGCCAATCAATCTCCGTTGAACCACTGTCTTTATTAGCCTGCACCAATTCATACAAAACTGAATCAGCCTGTTTTAAATTCTTGCCAATAATTGAATGGTCGCCAATCACATTCATTAAGTTCTCATTGACCCATTCAATATCACTATCAGAATTCAACAGCATAACTCCGATCGGCATTTGATCCAGTGCGCTAGTCTGCGAAATCGAAACACGGCCATTTAAGTTAGTCATATAAGTTTGAAAGTCAATACCAAGTGAATTTACCAGGCTATAAATTAGTAATGACGCTAAGGCAACAATGACTAGCCAAGCAATGGCGATGATCAATCCGAAGTGCAAAGCGAAAATAAAACCAGAAATAGCCAGCAAAGCAAAAACCACGATCAAATAAATGACGCGGTAATTTTTGATAAATGCTGGTAGTCGACTATATTTCTTCATCAAGGATTTAATTTTATCACGATGAGCAGGCTCTATCGCTTTTAGAGACAAAAAAACACTCTTTTCAAAGAGTGTTAAACATCAAAAATTAATTATTGACAACGAATGGCAATAAAGCCATAATCCGAGCACGCTTAATTGCAATTGCAATTTTACGCTGATTTTTTGAGCTAGTTCCAGTAATGCGACGAGGCAAAATTTTACCATTATCAGCAATAAAGCGTTGCAATAAATCAGCATCTTTGTAGTCAACATAGTCAATATGATTAACAGCTAAGTAATCAACACGACGACGACCGCCTTGACGACGGCCGCCACGACGATCACCATCTCCACGAGGAGTACGGCTAGGACGATTATTGCGTTCGCCATTAAAGGTAGACCTTTGACTTGAATGTTCTTCAGGCATAATTAGTAATCCTTTCTTAAAATTTTAGAATGGGAGATCATCATCTGAGATATCAAGCGAATCATTTCCTGCGTCCGTATTAAAAGGACTACTAGAGTTATTGGCTTGATTATGATTAGTTGAAGCAGATTGCGAGTTATTGCTAAATTGCGAATCAAAAGGATTCGGCTGCTGCTGCGTTGGAATATTGAAATTACTTTGACTTCGCGGTGCAGCAGAAGAAGCATTACCATTGGCTGGCGTACCATTTTGAGCGCGCCGAGCTTCGGACTGCGCACGCGTTTCCAGTAACTGAAAATTATCAACCACGATTTCGGTCACATAAACTTTTTGGCCTTGATTATTATCATAGGTCCGCGTTTGTAAACGACCTTCGACAGCAACCATAGCACCTTTACCAGTAAAATTGGCAAAATTTTCAGCAGGTTTTCGCCAAATCACACAACTGATAAAATCAGCTTCACGATCACCAGCACGATTCGTAAAATTCCGCTCAACTGCAATTGTAAAGGAACCTACCGCATCACCATTTCCTGTATAACGCAACTCAACGTCACGGGTGATTCTACCAACTAATACAACTCGATTGATCATAAAACTCCTTATTTTTCAGGTGCAGTCGCAGCGGGTGCAGTTGTCGTCGTTCTAGCTTGGCGAGCAGCTACGGCTTGATTCTGTGCAGCATTACGTTCTGCTTCACGTTGTGCACGACGCTCGATCGCTCTTTGCGCTGCAGCAGCTTGCTTAGCATGAGCGTCTGCAAGTTTTTCAGGATCAACAGCAACGATCATGTGACGTAAGATATCTTCAGAAATCTTAGCCAAACGATCGAACTCGTCGACAGCTTTAGTACCTTCGGCAGCAAAAGTAACAACGTGATATGTTCCTTCTCTGTAACCGTCGATCTCATAAGCGAACTTACGTGTATTCCAGTCTTCAGATTTAGAGATCTGGGCACCGTTGTCAGTCAAAATAGTATCAAAACGGGCCAGCAAAGCTGCTTTAACGTCTTTATCTAAGTTGGGCCGAACAATATAAGTCAATTCATAATTAGCCATAATTTACCTCCTTTTGGTCTCTGACCGCCTGAGCGGTAAGGAAGTGAGTATTTCATCACGGATAACCATGATACAGGGAAATAGCCTCAAAATCAAGCTTAGAAAGGGCGTTTATTCAAGACTGATTTTAAATATTAATGATCTGGTCAAAATAACTATCAAACTGATTTGAATGCGTCACCATGACCACGATACTACCATGCTCGGCGAAAGATTTTAAAATATTCATAACCTGATAACCATTTTGCAGATCTAATGAACCGGTGGGCTCATCGGCTAAAATAATTTCCGCCTTTTTGAGCAATAGCCTTATCAAGGCAACACGCTGCTGTTCTCCCCCGCTTAATTTATAAGCGGGCATTTGATAATAGCTTTCCTTATTATTCGCATAAACAAAACAAATCAAAAAAGAAAGCATCGAGATCAATACAAATACCAATTTCTGTACTTTCTTCATAAAAACCTACTTTCTATTATCTTAAGCCGCAAATAAGAACTATTGATCAGTGTAAGAAAAACCTAGGATGATGACAGTCATTCTCTAAAATGATTGTAATAAAGCATTATTGCGAAAATAGCTGGACTTTATCACAGTAGCAGATAAGTAGAGATAAAAAAAACGGCTCATCGCCGTTTAAAATTTCTTTTACATTTTCATGTTGGCAGCCATCGAATCAACACCGTTCTTAGCGCAAAGATCTTTAAGGTTCCAATGTTTAGGATGTTTGGGATCAAACACTTCAATTTGCGCCATCATACCCGTATCCTCGTGTTCAAGAATATGGCAGTGATACATGAAAATGC is part of the Oenococcus sicerae genome and encodes:
- the dnaB gene encoding replicative DNA helicase, giving the protein MADSITNNRIPEEVQTEKALLSAFFYTSGLSEQQDVLDRMLGIISEDDFYDLKNKKFFQAVNELLNDDKIVEPVTVSDQMKTDKNLDAVGGEGYISEVLSSDGTIANVESYAKVVHEKATQRRLIDLFNRGNGLAHDPGSLSQDLIADIRLKLDSIEDQAENTDFIELKKSLNQTIDSLNAAAKSNSTLREGAIPSDYPYLDKLTKGWQANNLVILAARPAVGKTAFALNLAINAAKSKEIGKKTVVIFNMEMDDQSLSTRILAANARVPMDKLLTGKDLTQSSNGQVDPNADWTRIMLANERLSRLNIHLDTTPGIRINEIRAKLRNLQSQLQREDPEGGIGLVIIDYLQLIESDVNESRQQAVAAISRSLKKLAGELNVPIIALSQLSRGVEGRTTKRPMLSDLRDSGAIEQDADIVMFLYRDDYYDQDGHSEDDDDFDESAIPDRGPVELIVAKNRQGANNTVKLMFDRSIQFYGNLDPRQS
- the rplI gene encoding 50S ribosomal protein L9, whose product is MKVIFTQDVKNQGKRGEIKEVPDGYANNFLIKNKKAVYASAENVSKLHGQQNLEAKKTAEILADAKQLKIQLASAKTIIQFSEHVGPDGRLNGSVTAKEIAEQLDKQFGLMVDKRKLELPQPIKTVGLHEIPAKLHTQVSATIKVNISQIN
- a CDS encoding DHH family phosphoesterase; this translates as MKKYSRLPAFIKNYRVIYLIVVFALLAISGFIFALHFGLIIAIAWLVIVALASLLIYSLVNSLGIDFQTYMTNLNGRVSISQTSALDQMPIGVMLLNSDSDIEWVNENLMNVIGDHSIIGKNLKQADSVLYELVQANKDSGSTEIDWRDGKFSLQVQHDGQTIYLLDLTDVSKYQLFYERDRLFYGLISVDNYEEVIQDATDSESSRLIAFISGRLDGWSKKYHLFLKRMSADRYLFFGRLPDLKSLEDDRFSILDEVREESLKQNMPLSLSVGIAFGVSDLNDLAELAHRNLDLALGRGGDQVVIRNDDNPALYFGGTSNPMAKRTRVRARMIDQALSDLFANADSVFISGHQNPDMDALGAALGVWRMSRLHDLTAYIVIDEQNLQRDVQLVVEKIKEEVATSNNKLKQQLADGQTLKLVEVPFISEKKALTLASEQSLLVLVDHSRPSISAAGQLLDKLKSSLVVIDHHRIADEGFKEKPILFYVEQYASSTSELVTELLGYEDRRKSPLTKVEATALLGGIQLDTKGFTAHSGSRTFDAASFLRAAGADAQLLSSFGKESKEDLLVKSHLFELMVLDHNIATVVGENDVFYNPVLAAQAADELLKIQGVAASFVITRRPDEKVGISARSDNSINVQLIMEKIGGGGSLANAAAQIVSDDVKKVETMLQDAIFQVIGHKE
- the rpsR gene encoding 30S ribosomal protein S18 produces the protein MPEEHSSQRSTFNGERNNRPSRTPRGDGDRRGGRRQGGRRRVDYLAVNHIDYVDYKDADLLQRFIADNGKILPRRITGTSSKNQRKIAIAIKRARIMALLPFVVNN
- the ssb gene encoding single-stranded DNA-binding protein; the encoded protein is MINRVVLVGRITRDVELRYTGNGDAVGSFTIAVERNFTNRAGDREADFISCVIWRKPAENFANFTGKGAMVAVEGRLQTRTYDNNQGQKVYVTEIVVDNFQLLETRAQSEARRAQNGTPANGNASSAAPRSQSNFNIPTQQQPNPFDSQFSNNSQSASTNHNQANNSSSPFNTDAGNDSLDISDDDLPF
- a CDS encoding ATP-binding cassette domain-containing protein translates to MKKVQKLVFVLISMLSFLICFVYANNKESYYQMPAYKLSGGEQQRVALIRLLLKKAEIILADEPTGSLDLQNGYQVMNILKSFAEHGSIVVMVTHSNQFDSYFDQIINI